From Halotia branconii CENA392, the proteins below share one genomic window:
- a CDS encoding 2,3-bisphosphoglycerate-dependent phosphoglycerate mutase: MTKLFLVRHGQSTWNAANRFSGWVDVPLNKKGRQEAFQAAHKLSSYQIDVGFTSLLVRAIETIAICLTECEQVCGGRSPVFKHDADDPNWKGWDNYEGDHSQEIPIFTSRDLDERYYGNLQGLNKTETVQKFGKDIVHQWRRSFVTRPPGGESLADTAARTIPFFGDRIMKHLRDGDNVLVSAHGNSLRSIIMYLDHLDEQEVANLELVTGIPIVYDINAEEKVTSKIILN; the protein is encoded by the coding sequence ATGACAAAACTCTTCTTAGTCCGTCACGGTCAAAGTACCTGGAATGCAGCTAATCGATTTAGCGGTTGGGTCGATGTCCCACTCAACAAAAAAGGTCGCCAAGAAGCATTTCAAGCTGCTCATAAACTGAGTTCTTATCAAATTGACGTAGGTTTTACCAGCTTACTGGTACGAGCAATAGAAACGATCGCAATTTGCTTGACTGAGTGTGAACAAGTCTGTGGTGGTAGAAGTCCGGTTTTTAAACACGATGCTGATGACCCTAATTGGAAAGGCTGGGATAATTATGAAGGCGACCATAGTCAAGAAATCCCCATTTTTACTAGCCGTGACCTAGATGAGCGCTATTACGGTAATTTACAGGGTTTAAATAAAACCGAGACTGTACAGAAATTCGGCAAAGATATAGTACATCAATGGCGGCGATCGTTTGTCACTAGACCGCCAGGGGGTGAAAGTCTTGCTGACACAGCCGCTAGGACAATTCCCTTTTTTGGCGATCGCATTATGAAACACCTACGAGACGGAGATAATGTCTTAGTTTCGGCTCATGGTAATTCACTGCGATCAATTATCATGTATCTCGATCACCTCGATGAACAAGAGGTTGCCAATTTAGAACTTGTGACTGGTATCCCCATTGTTTACGATATTAACGCTGAAGAAAAAGTCACGAGTAAGATTATTTTAAATTGA
- a CDS encoding mechanosensitive ion channel family protein: protein MNADISALFDKMQKMVNGFIALVPNILLGLVVFTLFFFVGRAIKRLVKRLTRHRREARSLGMVLGRLAQGTTILVGLFIALSIVIPSLKASDLVQLLGISGVAIGFAFRDILQNFLAGILILLTEPFQIDDQIVFKDFEGTVENIQTRATTIRTYDGRRIVIPNSELFTNSVTVNTAFENRRLEYDIGVGYADDLDQTKQLMLEAMHSVDIVLKDPAPDALVMELAESTVNIRARWWISPPRRADSLDSRDQVISAIKRKLVENGIDLPFPTTQVLFHDQTEETDGDRSRQREGWPAGKNEVPQPRSISGSLKQLVQMQNGNNRVHDNES from the coding sequence ATGAATGCAGATATATCGGCACTTTTCGACAAAATGCAGAAAATGGTCAACGGCTTTATTGCTCTAGTGCCTAATATTTTGTTGGGATTGGTTGTATTTACATTATTTTTCTTTGTTGGTAGGGCAATTAAGCGACTAGTTAAGCGTTTGACCCGCCATCGTCGCGAAGCTCGCAGTTTGGGGATGGTGTTAGGTCGATTAGCACAGGGGACTACAATTCTAGTTGGTCTGTTTATTGCTTTGTCTATTGTTATTCCTTCACTAAAAGCCTCCGATTTGGTGCAGCTGTTGGGGATCAGTGGGGTAGCAATTGGTTTTGCTTTTCGTGATATTTTACAAAATTTCTTGGCTGGCATTTTAATCTTGTTGACTGAGCCATTTCAAATTGATGACCAAATTGTTTTTAAAGATTTTGAAGGTACGGTAGAAAATATTCAAACACGAGCTACAACCATTAGAACTTACGATGGTCGCCGGATTGTCATTCCTAATTCTGAACTATTTACCAATTCAGTAACAGTAAATACTGCTTTTGAGAACCGCCGCTTAGAATATGATATCGGCGTTGGTTATGCCGATGACTTGGATCAGACAAAGCAGTTGATGCTTGAAGCCATGCACAGTGTAGACATTGTACTCAAAGACCCAGCCCCTGATGCATTGGTGATGGAACTTGCCGAAAGCACTGTTAATATCCGCGCTCGATGGTGGATTAGTCCGCCACGCCGGGCAGATTCTTTAGATTCAAGAGATCAGGTGATCTCTGCAATCAAACGCAAGCTGGTAGAAAACGGTATCGATTTACCCTTTCCTACCACACAAGTTTTATTCCACGATCAAACCGAAGAGACAGATGGCGATCGCTCTCGTCAACGCGAAGGCTGGCCTGCTGGAAAAAACGAAGTTCCTCAACCACGCAGCATCAGTGGTTCACTCAAGCAGCTGGTGCAAATGCAAAATGGCAATAACAGAGTACATGACAACGAATCATGA
- a CDS encoding ferredoxin:protochlorophyllide reductase (ATP-dependent) subunit N, with protein MTVAQQPEALSFECETGNYHTFCPISCVAWLYQKIEDSFFLVVGTKTCGYFLQNAMGVMIFAEPRYAMAELEEGDISAQLNDYEELKRLCLQIKRDRNPSVIVWIGTCTTEIIKTDLEGLAPKLESEIGIPIVVARANGLDYAFTQGEDTVLAAMANRCPDKAPVAETETDKNERNAIQKLLNFGKKKEDVAQEESEYVDHPPLVLFGSLPDPVVTQLTLELKKHGVKVSGWLPAKRFTELPVIEEGYYVAGVNPFLSRTATTLMRRRKCKLIGAPFPIGPDGTRAWIEKICSVFGITPQGLDEREAQIWESLEDYVKLIRGKSVFFMGDNLLEISQARFLVRCGMTVHEIGIPYMDKRYQAAELALLEKTCQEMGTPIPKIVEKPDNYNQLQRIYELKPDLVITGMAHANPLEARGINTKWSVEFTFAQIHGFTNARDILELVTRPLRRNNNLKDLGWDKLVKEEAKI; from the coding sequence ATGACTGTTGCTCAACAACCAGAAGCTTTAAGCTTTGAGTGTGAAACTGGAAATTACCATACTTTTTGCCCAATTAGCTGCGTAGCGTGGTTATACCAAAAAATTGAAGATAGCTTCTTTTTGGTGGTTGGAACCAAGACTTGTGGGTACTTTCTGCAAAATGCAATGGGGGTAATGATTTTTGCTGAACCCCGCTATGCAATGGCAGAATTGGAAGAAGGTGATATTTCCGCCCAACTGAATGATTATGAAGAACTAAAGCGGTTATGCTTACAAATTAAGCGCGATCGCAACCCCAGTGTAATCGTATGGATAGGCACTTGCACTACTGAAATTATTAAAACGGATTTAGAAGGCTTAGCACCGAAACTGGAATCCGAAATTGGTATTCCCATTGTCGTAGCGCGTGCTAATGGTCTAGATTACGCCTTCACCCAAGGAGAAGACACAGTATTAGCAGCAATGGCTAATCGTTGCCCTGATAAGGCTCCCGTAGCAGAGACGGAAACAGACAAGAACGAACGTAACGCCATTCAAAAGCTGCTTAACTTCGGTAAGAAGAAAGAAGATGTTGCCCAAGAAGAATCTGAGTATGTGGATCATCCACCTTTAGTTCTGTTTGGTTCTCTTCCTGATCCTGTTGTGACTCAGTTAACTTTAGAACTGAAGAAACATGGTGTCAAAGTTTCCGGTTGGCTACCTGCAAAGCGCTTTACCGAACTGCCAGTAATCGAAGAAGGATATTATGTTGCTGGTGTCAATCCATTCCTGAGTCGCACTGCTACTACTTTAATGCGTCGCCGTAAATGTAAACTTATCGGCGCACCGTTCCCCATTGGCCCTGATGGTACACGCGCTTGGATTGAGAAAATCTGTTCGGTGTTTGGTATTACTCCCCAAGGTTTAGACGAGCGCGAAGCGCAAATTTGGGAAAGCTTAGAAGATTACGTGAAACTAATTCGCGGTAAATCTGTATTTTTCATGGGTGACAACTTGCTGGAAATCTCCCAAGCTCGGTTTTTGGTGCGTTGTGGAATGACAGTTCATGAAATCGGCATCCCCTACATGGATAAGCGCTATCAAGCTGCTGAGCTGGCCTTATTAGAGAAGACTTGCCAAGAAATGGGTACACCTATCCCTAAAATTGTTGAGAAGCCGGATAACTATAACCAACTTCAGCGGATTTATGAACTAAAACCAGACTTGGTAATTACTGGTATGGCTCACGCTAACCCATTAGAAGCACGCGGTATCAATACTAAGTGGTCTGTAGAGTTCACTTTTGCTCAAATTCACGGTTTTACCAATGCGCGTGACATTTTAGAGTTAGTAACTCGTCCTCTACGTCGGAATAATAATTTGAAAGACTTAGGCTGGGATAAGCTAGTCAAGGAAGAAGCGAAAATTTAG
- a CDS encoding DUF2254 domain-containing protein has protein sequence MKNVQLAKLWDALHSSYWFLPGIIALGAVILAFVMITLDRTIGFDGLSWIYTGGPDGARAVLSAIAGSMVSVAATAFSITIVALQLASSSFGPRILRNFMRDTGNQIVLGTFIGTFIYSLIVLRTIYGENYNLFVPHLSVTIGLILAIASIGVLIYFIHHASTIIQASHVIEGVSQDLDQAIARLFPDRIGLNPPEHKLHLGEIPPAFELQAYLIRANGNGYLQAIDNQKLMEIATQHNLLIHIKSRPGKFVFQGNELAMAWPSERVNRKLTQQIEQVFILGKERTDQQDVAFPINQLVEIALRALSPGINDPFTAIRCVDRLCAGLCHLVQREFPSPHRYDDDNKLRIIAEPVTFAGMVNDAFNQIRQYGRSDAAVTIRLLEAITIIANYTHNPQDRENLRRHADMIKRGSHEGLPEEQDRQDVQEQYHKALQALEQDHETDSLSK, from the coding sequence ATGAAGAACGTGCAGTTGGCAAAACTTTGGGATGCACTCCACTCTAGTTACTGGTTTTTGCCAGGAATCATCGCACTAGGGGCAGTCATTCTGGCGTTTGTCATGATCACCCTTGACCGCACAATCGGCTTTGACGGCTTAAGTTGGATTTACACTGGTGGCCCCGATGGGGCGCGAGCAGTGCTTTCTGCGATCGCTGGTTCAATGGTGAGTGTTGCTGCTACAGCCTTTTCGATTACAATTGTGGCTCTGCAACTAGCTTCGTCCAGTTTTGGACCACGAATCTTGCGTAATTTCATGCGGGATACAGGCAATCAAATAGTCTTAGGCACTTTCATTGGTACTTTCATTTACTCCTTGATTGTATTAAGGACTATCTATGGGGAAAACTACAATCTGTTTGTTCCCCATCTATCGGTGACAATTGGTCTAATACTAGCGATCGCTAGTATCGGTGTGCTAATTTACTTTATTCATCACGCATCAACGATCATTCAGGCATCCCATGTTATTGAAGGTGTCAGTCAAGATTTAGATCAAGCAATTGCTCGGCTGTTTCCAGACAGAATTGGTCTTAATCCCCCAGAACACAAACTACATCTAGGAGAAATCCCACCTGCTTTTGAGTTACAGGCTTACTTAATTAGAGCTAATGGTAATGGTTATCTCCAAGCAATTGATAATCAAAAATTAATGGAGATTGCCACTCAGCATAATCTTTTAATTCACATCAAGTCTCGACCCGGCAAGTTTGTATTCCAAGGTAACGAGTTAGCTATGGCTTGGCCTAGTGAACGAGTCAATCGAAAACTTACCCAGCAAATTGAACAGGTATTTATTCTAGGTAAAGAACGTACTGATCAACAAGATGTAGCATTTCCTATTAATCAATTAGTAGAAATTGCTCTACGCGCTCTTTCCCCTGGAATTAACGATCCATTTACTGCGATCCGTTGTGTTGATCGACTGTGCGCTGGATTATGCCATTTAGTACAACGGGAATTTCCTTCACCCCACCGCTATGATGACGACAACAAACTACGAATAATTGCCGAACCTGTAACTTTTGCAGGAATGGTTAATGATGCCTTTAATCAAATTCGGCAGTATGGTCGTTCTGATGCCGCAGTTACCATTCGTCTACTTGAAGCCATAACTATTATTGCTAATTACACCCACAATCCCCAAGATAGAGAAAATTTGCGCCGTCATGCAGACATGATTAAACGAGGTAGTCACGAGGGATTGCCAGAGGAGCAAGACCGCCAAGATGTCCAAGAGCAGTATCATAAAGCGCTGCAAGCTTTGGAGCAAGACCACGAAACAGATAGTTTAAGCAAATAA
- a CDS encoding glutathione S-transferase family protein, with protein MLEKEISFEPVLLSLNGDQLQSEFLAINPFHHVPAIVDQGFRVIESLAILDYLETKYPAPALLPTEAEALAVVRMVQMTVTNELFPKAISLMFETEDSPKLLQAKEHINQVLVFLTECLGNSPYFASKQLTLADIVAGTDMSLLSKLGFSFNNYPKLKDWFERLMQREVWQRTELSQEDFEKFKRVLRMLHRRKLNQENKVNNHE; from the coding sequence TTGCTAGAAAAGGAAATTTCATTCGAGCCAGTTTTACTAAGCTTGAATGGTGATCAACTACAATCGGAGTTTTTGGCAATTAATCCATTTCATCATGTTCCAGCGATCGTCGATCAAGGTTTTCGAGTAATAGAATCTCTGGCTATTTTGGACTATTTAGAGACTAAATATCCCGCACCTGCTTTACTACCAACAGAAGCTGAGGCTTTAGCCGTAGTCAGAATGGTGCAAATGACGGTTACAAATGAACTCTTTCCCAAAGCAATTTCTTTAATGTTTGAAACTGAAGATTCGCCAAAATTGTTACAAGCAAAGGAACATATCAATCAAGTCTTAGTCTTTTTAACGGAATGTTTAGGAAATAGTCCTTATTTTGCTAGCAAACAGTTGACTCTAGCAGATATTGTTGCCGGAACAGATATGTCTTTATTATCAAAATTGGGTTTTAGTTTCAATAATTACCCCAAACTCAAAGATTGGTTTGAGCGTTTGATGCAACGAGAAGTTTGGCAAAGAACTGAGTTGAGTCAAGAAGACTTTGAAAAATTCAAGCGTGTTTTGAGAATGCTACATAGACGGAAGCTCAACCAAGAAAACAAAGTCAATAATCACGAATAG
- a CDS encoding DUF2382 domain-containing protein produces MPLHKLEDFDPNYRETFGGEDIKALDLYTEGEVKVGSVTDALVDHDGRFRYLVIDTSWDSLGKKILLPIGLSRINYASKRVYVDGLSKQQVEMLPEYQESMVVVDDYEEQVRRVFRSPTSDLIYDRNTYNYQKEPNLYNLNDQYHQTFRLYEERLIANKQRIKRGEVAVGKHIETETAHVTVPIQKERVVIERVSSTAATTVVDPSNLQFQEGEVARIEVYEETPEIRKEAFVREEVRVKKVIDRDTVEAQETIRREELDINTNGELHVNETGTNRKDSV; encoded by the coding sequence ATGCCTCTTCATAAATTGGAAGATTTTGATCCTAACTACCGAGAAACCTTTGGCGGTGAAGATATTAAGGCTTTAGATCTCTATACGGAAGGTGAAGTCAAAGTTGGTTCTGTTACTGATGCTTTGGTGGATCACGACGGTCGCTTTCGATATCTAGTTATCGATACAAGCTGGGATTCTCTGGGTAAAAAAATATTGCTACCAATTGGTCTTTCTCGGATAAATTATGCATCAAAGCGTGTCTATGTTGATGGACTAAGTAAACAGCAAGTAGAAATGTTACCAGAGTATCAAGAAAGCATGGTAGTTGTAGATGACTACGAAGAACAAGTACGCAGAGTATTTCGTTCTCCAACCAGTGATTTAATTTATGATCGCAATACATACAATTACCAAAAAGAACCAAATTTATATAATTTAAATGACCAATACCATCAAACTTTTAGACTGTATGAAGAACGATTAATTGCTAATAAGCAACGCATAAAAAGAGGTGAAGTAGCAGTTGGTAAGCATATTGAAACGGAAACTGCACACGTTACAGTTCCTATTCAAAAAGAAAGAGTAGTAATTGAGCGAGTTTCATCAACAGCAGCTACAACAGTAGTAGATCCAAGTAATCTTCAATTTCAAGAGGGTGAAGTAGCACGCATAGAAGTATACGAAGAAACTCCTGAGATTCGTAAGGAAGCGTTTGTGCGAGAAGAAGTGAGAGTCAAAAAAGTAATAGATAGAGATACAGTAGAAGCACAAGAAACGATTCGTCGAGAAGAATTAGATATTAATACTAACGGCGAGTTACATGTGAATGAAACTGGTACAAATAGAAAAGATTCTGTTTAG
- a CDS encoding IS110 family transposase → MTRILGLDVSKSSVVACLLLDKPDVPRQFYYECPFYRLSANSAGIKELLALKPDIALMEPTGNNYSKLWGTHLARAGVEVCLVGHRELRNYRANHLALPDKDDDADSLALACYYFDYHADQRRFLQIRDQTIVRIRELVLRLAHLNRVQNPIINRLRQDLAWQFPEVAQVQSRRGEAGLVPLLWGWLAQRRTSKRYDNLYKTTAGLGISDTVRYHAERLCNLQLEELAIETELQQLLSDARFQPYLEVFHRFGFGDRLGAIVLSQIYPLAGFLGEDGKPEVKIRQGRNSKKSTKRHLSLRRFQKALGVAPSLEASGDSRKVKVVGGSDLCRLALWQWVFTRIEPKRSRLKNDIGKTLGEKLDTEKAAGRPVKLVRMKVAAIGTRLLFRELVKVLAEK, encoded by the coding sequence ATGACCAGAATTTTAGGACTTGATGTGAGCAAGTCCTCAGTTGTTGCGTGTCTGCTTTTAGATAAGCCAGATGTGCCACGACAATTTTATTATGAATGTCCGTTCTATCGCTTAAGTGCCAACAGCGCCGGGATTAAAGAGCTTTTGGCACTCAAGCCGGATATTGCATTGATGGAGCCAACAGGCAACAATTACAGCAAGCTTTGGGGCACTCACTTGGCCCGCGCAGGTGTCGAGGTTTGCTTAGTAGGTCACAGAGAGTTAAGAAATTATCGAGCCAATCACCTAGCATTACCTGATAAAGATGATGATGCGGATTCCCTAGCACTCGCTTGTTACTACTTTGACTACCATGCTGATCAGCGTCGGTTTCTCCAAATTCGTGATCAAACTATTGTCAGAATTAGGGAACTAGTGCTGAGACTCGCACATTTAAACCGCGTCCAAAACCCCATAATCAACCGTTTGCGTCAGGATTTGGCTTGGCAGTTCCCCGAAGTTGCACAAGTGCAATCGCGTCGCGGTGAAGCTGGTCTAGTACCTTTGCTTTGGGGATGGTTAGCCCAAAGACGCACCAGTAAACGTTATGACAACCTTTACAAAACAACCGCAGGACTAGGAATTAGCGATACTGTGCGTTATCACGCCGAACGATTATGCAATCTGCAACTTGAAGAATTAGCAATTGAAACAGAGTTACAGCAATTGCTGTCTGACGCTAGATTTCAGCCTTACCTTGAAGTTTTCCACAGGTTTGGCTTTGGTGATCGTCTCGGCGCGATCGTTCTCTCCCAAATTTACCCGCTGGCAGGTTTCCTGGGTGAAGATGGCAAGCCAGAAGTGAAAATACGCCAGGGTCGAAACTCCAAAAAGTCTACCAAGCGGCACTTATCTTTAAGAAGATTTCAGAAGGCTTTGGGGGTTGCTCCTAGCTTGGAGGCATCCGGGGATAGCCGTAAAGTTAAAGTGGTTGGAGGTTCTGACTTATGCCGGCTTGCTTTGTGGCAGTGGGTTTTTACCAGGATTGAACCCAAGCGATCGCGGTTAAAAAATGATATTGGCAAAACTTTAGGTGAGAAACTGGATACCGAGAAAGCAGCAGGCCGCCCGGTCAAATTGGTGAGAATGAAAGTTGCTGCGATCGGAACGCGGTTACTGTTCCGTGAACTGGTGAAGGTGTTGGCTGAGAAGTAA
- the bchL gene encoding ferredoxin:protochlorophyllide reductase (ATP-dependent) iron-sulfur ATP-binding protein, with the protein MKLAVYGKGGIGKSTTSCNISVALAKRGKKVLQIGCDPKHDSTFTLTGFLIPTIIDTLQEKDYHYEDVWPEDVIYKGYGGVDCVEAGGPPAGAGCGGYVVGETVKLLKELNAFDEYDVILFDVLGDVVCGGFAAPLNYADYCLIVTDNGFDALFAANRIAASVREKARTHPLRLAGLIGNRTSKRDLIEKYVEAVPMPVLEVLPLIEDIRVSRVKGKTLFEMAEHDPSLSYVCDYYLNIADQILARPEGVVPNDSPDRELFSLLSDFYLNPSKPQVPNSEEELDLMIV; encoded by the coding sequence GTGAAACTAGCAGTTTACGGAAAAGGTGGGATTGGCAAATCCACAACTAGCTGTAATATCTCAGTCGCCCTAGCCAAACGCGGCAAGAAAGTTCTGCAAATTGGTTGCGACCCAAAACACGACAGCACTTTTACCCTCACAGGGTTTTTGATTCCAACAATTATTGATACCCTTCAAGAGAAAGACTATCACTACGAAGATGTCTGGCCTGAAGACGTAATTTATAAGGGTTATGGCGGTGTAGATTGCGTAGAAGCAGGTGGGCCACCAGCAGGCGCTGGATGTGGCGGCTACGTAGTTGGCGAAACCGTGAAATTACTTAAAGAACTTAACGCCTTTGATGAATACGATGTCATTTTATTTGATGTATTGGGTGACGTTGTGTGTGGTGGTTTTGCAGCGCCACTTAACTATGCTGATTACTGCTTGATTGTTACGGATAATGGTTTTGATGCTTTGTTTGCTGCCAATCGAATTGCAGCTTCAGTCCGGGAGAAAGCACGGACTCATCCATTGCGTTTAGCTGGTTTAATCGGCAACCGTACATCCAAGCGTGACTTGATTGAGAAATACGTAGAAGCTGTACCCATGCCAGTTTTGGAAGTCTTGCCTTTAATTGAAGACATCCGGGTTTCTCGTGTTAAGGGTAAAACTTTGTTTGAAATGGCAGAGCATGACCCATCTTTGAGCTATGTTTGCGATTATTATCTCAACATCGCTGACCAGATTTTGGCGCGTCCAGAAGGAGTTGTACCGAATGACTCCCCAGACCGTGAATTGTTCTCTTTGTTATCTGATTTTTATCTAAATCCGAGTAAACCCCAGGTTCCTAATTCAGAAGAGGAACTAGACTTGATGATTGTATAA
- a CDS encoding DUF2382 domain-containing protein, with product MALHRLEDFDPDYRDSFQGNDIKGFGVYAEGNDEKIGTVNDALVDEEGHFRYLVVDLGFWIFGKKVLLPVGRSRIDYSSDRIYAIGMTREQAENLPEFDERRTLDYDYEEQVRGVYRNPKYQTGAVGTATPTPTPTYNRDTYNYQHEPSLYGLNDQDHQTLRLYEERLIANKQRRKTGEVTVGKHIETETARVAVPVEREHVVIERVTPEGAGRAVSPGEANFREGEVARVEIYEETADVRKEAVLREEVRVKKVVEQETVEAQDTVRREELDVSSPNLPIEER from the coding sequence ATGGCACTTCACAGATTAGAAGATTTTGATCCAGATTACCGGGACAGTTTTCAAGGCAACGATATTAAGGGATTTGGAGTCTACGCTGAAGGAAACGATGAAAAAATTGGCACTGTAAATGATGCTTTAGTCGATGAAGAAGGTCATTTCCGCTATCTAGTCGTTGACTTAGGCTTCTGGATTTTTGGTAAAAAAGTACTATTACCTGTTGGTCGTTCTCGCATTGATTACAGTAGCGATCGCATCTACGCTATTGGTATGACAAGAGAGCAAGCAGAAAATCTACCTGAATTTGATGAACGTCGGACACTAGATTACGACTACGAAGAACAAGTTCGGGGAGTATATCGTAACCCTAAATACCAAACTGGCGCTGTCGGAACCGCAACACCCACACCTACGCCAACATATAATCGTGACACCTACAATTATCAACATGAGCCTTCTTTATACGGGCTAAATGATCAAGATCATCAAACCCTGAGGTTGTATGAAGAACGTCTAATTGCCAACAAACAACGCCGAAAAACTGGAGAAGTCACAGTTGGTAAACACATTGAAACAGAAACTGCAAGAGTTGCAGTACCTGTAGAAAGAGAACATGTGGTTATTGAACGCGTAACTCCCGAAGGTGCTGGTAGGGCTGTTTCTCCTGGTGAAGCTAACTTCCGTGAAGGCGAAGTTGCTCGTGTTGAAATTTATGAAGAAACTGCTGACGTTCGCAAAGAAGCAGTTTTGCGTGAAGAAGTTCGAGTTAAAAAAGTTGTTGAGCAAGAAACAGTTGAAGCTCAAGACACCGTGCGTCGCGAAGAGTTAGATGTCAGCTCTCCTAATCTTCCCATTGAAGAACGCTAA
- a CDS encoding DUF5331 domain-containing protein has product MAFFNSFTDSIRQKWLQFFQVNHDWITLHMKAESVYTPDGGKRPPSYLILGVVNALEPKLAQLMLPFSKLNPDADTLIEVLDLHFDPDIALGNRFMPPIEPEAEQYEPTIIGHENPEDETLAISHTNGFAREAMAQEFAIQESHNELGDISLNSSDQSYQTSSMQADDFSEISFDTTTASKGKLDEQILDELNTQEENAFSDVLSDVWGDQTALQKGEDNNDFLGEELPAGVFDESEIARLFPNA; this is encoded by the coding sequence ATGGCTTTCTTCAATAGCTTTACAGATTCAATAAGACAAAAGTGGTTGCAATTCTTTCAGGTAAACCATGATTGGATTACTCTGCACATGAAAGCAGAATCAGTATACACTCCTGATGGCGGGAAGCGACCACCTTCTTACCTCATCCTGGGCGTTGTTAACGCGCTGGAACCAAAGTTAGCGCAGTTAATGTTGCCCTTTTCCAAGCTGAATCCTGACGCTGATACGCTAATTGAGGTGCTGGATTTGCATTTTGACCCAGACATTGCTTTAGGGAACCGTTTTATGCCCCCAATCGAACCGGAGGCAGAACAATACGAGCCAACAATCATCGGCCATGAAAACCCCGAAGATGAAACTTTGGCAATTTCTCATACAAATGGTTTTGCCAGAGAAGCAATGGCTCAAGAGTTTGCCATCCAAGAAAGCCACAATGAGTTGGGGGATATTTCCTTAAACTCTAGTGATCAGTCTTATCAAACATCTAGTATGCAAGCAGATGATTTTAGCGAGATTTCCTTTGATACAACAACTGCAAGTAAAGGAAAGCTAGATGAGCAAATTCTTGATGAACTGAATACACAAGAAGAAAATGCGTTTAGTGACGTGTTATCAGATGTCTGGGGCGATCAAACAGCTTTGCAAAAGGGTGAAGATAATAATGATTTTTTAGGGGAAGAACTACCAGCTGGCGTTTTTGATGAATCGGAGATTGCCCGTCTCTTCCCCAATGCTTAA
- a CDS encoding DUF2382 domain-containing protein: MNNFRQVNQTNSIHTLLKTLKKKVTGFAVIDKQDQLVGKVKDLVLDANYRLNLVISQEINQQIKEQAQKAANNYRLAFLKSQKIIRIDNLNKSVFIDLEQSEIKYMPEYLGTESPGDEQFSSENLTEKPTDHEIISNQTELENSEEIAEEEIIRLLEERLIIDSKKHKVGEVIVRKIIETRMIQVPVQREKLIVEQVTPEYKQLAEIDLEQGEISGTELTETEDREITNFDSSLTVSGEFSSVKTASLLLNAIALEKNHGSQQVKVAVLVENESLQKKYQEWFDRCSQGIALNREQETGNSKL; the protein is encoded by the coding sequence ATGAATAATTTTAGACAAGTAAATCAAACAAATAGTATTCATACTTTGCTAAAAACATTGAAAAAAAAGGTAACAGGTTTTGCTGTAATTGATAAACAAGATCAGTTAGTAGGTAAGGTTAAGGATTTAGTTTTAGATGCTAATTATCGGCTAAATTTAGTCATATCTCAAGAAATAAATCAACAAATTAAAGAACAAGCCCAAAAAGCAGCAAATAATTATAGATTAGCTTTCTTAAAAAGCCAAAAAATTATTAGGATTGACAATCTTAATAAATCTGTTTTCATAGATTTAGAACAATCAGAAATAAAATATATGCCTGAATATTTAGGAACAGAAAGCCCAGGCGATGAACAATTTTCATCAGAGAACCTTACAGAAAAACCAACTGATCATGAGATTATAAGTAACCAGACTGAACTAGAAAACTCAGAGGAAATAGCCGAAGAAGAGATTATTCGTTTGCTAGAAGAACGGTTAATAATTGATAGTAAAAAACATAAAGTTGGCGAAGTTATTGTTCGCAAAATAATCGAAACTCGGATGATCCAAGTTCCTGTTCAACGTGAAAAGTTAATAGTCGAACAAGTTACTCCAGAATATAAACAACTTGCAGAAATTGATTTAGAACAAGGAGAAATTTCTGGTACTGAATTAACTGAAACTGAAGATCGAGAAATTACCAATTTTGATAGTAGTTTAACAGTGAGTGGTGAATTTAGCTCAGTTAAAACTGCTAGTTTGCTTTTAAATGCGATCGCCCTAGAGAAAAATCACGGTTCTCAGCAAGTTAAAGTAGCAGTTCTTGTTGAAAATGAATCACTCCAGAAAAAATACCAAGAGTGGTTTGACCGTTGTTCTCAAGGTATAGCACTGAATAGGGAACAGGAAACAGGGAACAGTAAATTATAG